Proteins encoded within one genomic window of Couchioplanes caeruleus:
- a CDS encoding STAS domain-containing protein — translation MALSSGGVGRFADLLQGHEDAIVASWTDEVATQMRGRLSRAELQRQTQELQKGFQAALAGGAQELEDDAAAELRAQLSELSGSRARQGFTATETAVSVFALKDAALRVIGAGEGTDAATLRDFVAFSAFVDRAGLFTFDTYTRAREELIADQAEQLLELSTPVVKLWEGVVAVPLVGTLDSARAQVVMERLLQTLVDTGSPYAIIDITGVPAVDTQVAQHILKTVVAARLMGADCIISGIRPQIAQTIVALGIEFGDIATKASLADALRHVLRKSGDKVAQKSVRREE, via the coding sequence GTGGCGTTGAGTTCGGGCGGGGTGGGCCGCTTCGCGGATCTGCTCCAGGGGCACGAAGACGCGATCGTGGCGTCCTGGACGGACGAGGTCGCCACCCAGATGCGCGGCCGTCTGAGCCGTGCCGAGCTCCAGCGGCAGACGCAGGAGTTGCAGAAAGGCTTCCAGGCGGCGCTCGCCGGCGGCGCGCAGGAGCTCGAGGACGACGCCGCGGCCGAGCTGCGGGCGCAGCTCAGCGAGCTCTCCGGCAGCCGGGCGCGGCAGGGTTTCACCGCCACAGAGACGGCGGTCAGCGTCTTCGCGCTCAAGGATGCCGCCCTCAGGGTCATCGGGGCGGGCGAGGGCACGGACGCGGCCACCCTGCGCGACTTCGTCGCCTTCTCCGCGTTCGTCGACCGCGCGGGCCTCTTCACCTTCGACACGTACACCCGTGCGCGTGAAGAACTCATCGCCGATCAGGCCGAACAGCTCCTCGAGCTCTCCACCCCGGTCGTGAAGCTGTGGGAGGGCGTCGTCGCGGTGCCGCTGGTCGGCACGCTCGACTCGGCCCGGGCCCAGGTGGTCATGGAGCGTCTGCTGCAGACCCTGGTGGACACCGGCTCGCCCTACGCGATCATCGACATCACCGGCGTGCCGGCGGTGGACACCCAGGTCGCCCAGCACATCCTCAAGACCGTCGTCGCGGCCCGGCTGATGGGCGCCGACTGCATCATCTCGGGCATCCGCCCGCAGATCGCCCAGACCATCGTGGCCCTCGGCATCGAGTTCGGCGACATCGCCACCAAGGCTTCCCTGGCCGACGCTCTGCGGCACGTGCTGCGCAAGAGCGGCGACAAGGTCGCCCAGAAGTCCGTACGCCGGGAGGAATGA
- a CDS encoding anti-sigma factor antagonist, which yields MSLTVQTEQRGDVVVVSVAGELDMATAPQLQDQISDLLEKGRIRLVFDLAEVSFCDSTGLSVFVRAKNSTDDAGGVVRLAAPQRGVLRILEVSGLVEVLHTYPTVDEAVAAEEPALD from the coding sequence ATGTCCCTGACGGTACAAACAGAGCAGCGCGGCGACGTGGTCGTCGTGTCGGTGGCCGGCGAGCTCGACATGGCCACCGCCCCTCAGCTCCAGGACCAGATCAGCGACCTGCTCGAGAAGGGCCGCATCCGGCTGGTGTTCGACCTGGCCGAGGTCTCGTTCTGCGATTCCACCGGCCTGTCCGTCTTCGTCCGCGCCAAGAACAGCACCGACGACGCGGGTGGTGTGGTCCGGCTGGCCGCGCCGCAGCGGGGAGTGCTGCGGATCCTCGAGGTGTCGGGGCTGGTCGAGGTGCTGCACACGTACCCGACGGTGGACGAGGCCGTGGCGGCCGAGGAGCCGGCGCTCGACTGA
- the mscL gene encoding large conductance mechanosensitive channel protein MscL: MLKGFKDFIMRGNVVDLAVGVVIGAAFTSVVTALTTSFLKPLIQLIAGGSGVNPGTWQPREGVIFDYAGFLNAVITFLLTAAVVYFLVVFPLNKLAERRKRGEEPPPAAPSEEVKLLTEIRDALVRQQVAPGAVDDILGRHREPPR, translated from the coding sequence ATGCTCAAAGGCTTCAAAGACTTCATCATGCGCGGCAACGTCGTCGACCTCGCCGTCGGCGTTGTCATCGGCGCCGCCTTCACCTCGGTCGTGACCGCCCTCACCACCTCCTTCCTCAAGCCCCTCATCCAGCTCATCGCCGGCGGCTCGGGCGTGAACCCCGGCACGTGGCAGCCGAGGGAGGGCGTGATCTTCGACTACGCCGGGTTCCTCAACGCGGTGATCACGTTCCTGCTGACGGCCGCGGTGGTCTACTTCCTCGTCGTCTTTCCGCTGAACAAGCTGGCGGAGCGGCGCAAGCGGGGCGAGGAGCCGCCGCCCGCCGCGCCCAGCGAGGAGGTCAAGCTGCTGACCGAGATCCGCGACGCCCTGGTGCGCCAGCAGGTCGCGCCCGGAGCGGTGGACGACATCCTCGGCCGGCACCGGGAACCCCCGCGCTGA
- a CDS encoding zf-HC2 domain-containing protein, producing MACERWREMLSAQLDGEDDPADRERVDEHLAGCAGCREWLERAAAVNRLTRTALVADVPDLSDAILAAFAAEKSAQDAGEATVRARAGRGRWNSLVREWFAVTRAEAPSGSRAGHALPWRARIGTVLYVALAAVGAVQLILGLAQVGGGAGSLHVHSGMEATPGHLWHESAAWNVAVGAGFLFIALRRNRPTGLVPMLTAFVGMLLLLSVNDLSAARVDATRLVSHGFVIAGYLIVVALSRVTAGPARPPGDRAGIGTGWHLAQDDADESGAAPRQPKLRLVPPGPLTAAHEPGTNRRAA from the coding sequence ATGGCGTGTGAGCGTTGGCGCGAAATGCTGTCCGCGCAACTGGACGGCGAGGACGATCCGGCCGATCGGGAACGGGTCGACGAGCATCTGGCCGGCTGTGCCGGCTGCCGCGAGTGGCTGGAGCGTGCCGCCGCGGTCAACCGGCTGACCCGTACGGCCCTGGTCGCGGACGTTCCGGATCTCAGCGACGCCATCCTCGCGGCCTTCGCCGCCGAGAAATCGGCGCAGGACGCCGGGGAGGCGACCGTAAGGGCGCGGGCCGGGCGTGGCCGGTGGAACTCCCTCGTGCGGGAATGGTTCGCCGTGACCCGGGCCGAGGCGCCTTCCGGTTCCCGCGCCGGCCACGCGCTCCCGTGGCGGGCGCGGATCGGCACGGTGCTCTACGTGGCCCTCGCGGCGGTCGGTGCGGTGCAGCTCATCCTCGGGCTGGCGCAGGTCGGCGGTGGGGCCGGAAGCCTGCACGTGCACTCCGGCATGGAAGCGACCCCCGGCCACCTGTGGCACGAGTCGGCGGCCTGGAACGTGGCGGTCGGCGCCGGTTTCCTCTTCATCGCGCTGCGGCGCAACCGGCCGACCGGCCTGGTGCCGATGCTGACCGCCTTCGTCGGGATGCTCCTGCTGCTGTCGGTCAACGACCTGTCGGCGGCCCGGGTCGACGCGACGCGGCTGGTCAGCCACGGCTTCGTGATCGCCGGTTACCTGATCGTGGTGGCGCTGTCCCGGGTGACCGCCGGCCCGGCCCGGCCGCCCGGCGACCGGGCGGGCATCGGCACCGGATGGCATCTCGCGCAGGACGACGCCGACGAGTCCGGCGCGGCGCCCCGGCAACCGAAGCTGCGGCTCGTGCCGCCGGGTCCGCTCACCGCCGCGCACGAGCCGGGCACGAACCGCCGGGCCGCCTGA
- a CDS encoding CGNR zinc finger domain-containing protein, with the protein MSWKASLRHGVREAPAGLALLQDLVNTRATMSYAPDLLATADDAQRWVTDALATWSRVAALPAPVLLLSSTDLRSLRRLRTTFEGVILAGSGRGPEQDGSLPPADVPVTLVPDAEGWVRIVPSGRGTRWLASALWAEALMAQQAGLWPRLKLCNNTECRAAFFDTSRNNSGVWHDVSTCGNTANLRAFRERKRLLGGSGDHSDPSIPRPELR; encoded by the coding sequence ATGTCATGGAAGGCGAGTCTGCGGCACGGCGTACGCGAGGCGCCCGCCGGCCTCGCCCTCCTGCAGGACCTCGTCAACACCCGGGCGACCATGTCATACGCCCCCGACCTGCTGGCGACGGCCGACGACGCCCAGCGCTGGGTGACCGACGCCCTCGCCACCTGGTCACGCGTCGCCGCCCTCCCCGCGCCCGTCCTGCTGCTCTCGTCGACCGACCTGCGTTCGCTGCGCCGGCTGCGCACCACGTTCGAGGGCGTCATCCTGGCCGGCAGCGGCCGGGGGCCGGAGCAGGACGGCTCGCTGCCGCCGGCGGACGTGCCGGTCACCCTGGTGCCCGACGCCGAGGGCTGGGTACGGATCGTGCCCTCCGGCCGCGGCACCCGGTGGCTGGCGTCCGCGCTCTGGGCCGAGGCGCTGATGGCCCAGCAGGCGGGGCTCTGGCCCCGGCTGAAGCTCTGCAACAACACCGAATGCCGGGCGGCGTTCTTCGACACGTCGCGAAACAACAGCGGAGTCTGGCACGACGTGAGCACCTGCGGCAATACCGCCAATCTGCGCGCTTTTCGCGAACGCAAGCGTCTGCTGGGCGGCTCCGGGGACCACTCCGACCCCTCGATTCCCCGCCCTGAGCTGCGTTGA
- a CDS encoding L,D-transpeptidase family protein encodes MRRTITYAVALATAAVLAGCDTSGPEQAAPAPSAPATAPSTPLPEPPPSNPAPTGSAAPTMPGPTTAPSSAPEKLKTGAKGQEVIALQQSLTKLGYWNGKADGTFGSLTRQAVFALQKAAGLTRDGVVGPKTRKALDEGVRPQAKSDSGRVIEINKKRQLLMLVDDGEVTQIFNTSTGSYERYETASGGTAIAATPSGKFKVYRQIDGWRNAPLGMLWRPKYFNGGIAVHGAPSVPPYPASHGCARLSVSAMNHLWGSDQIPLKTKVWVY; translated from the coding sequence GTGCGAAGGACCATTACCTACGCCGTGGCGCTCGCGACCGCGGCGGTACTCGCCGGCTGCGACACGAGCGGTCCGGAGCAGGCCGCGCCGGCACCCTCCGCGCCCGCCACCGCGCCCTCGACGCCGCTGCCGGAACCGCCACCGTCGAATCCGGCGCCGACAGGTTCGGCGGCACCGACCATGCCCGGCCCGACGACCGCACCGTCGTCCGCGCCCGAAAAGCTCAAGACCGGAGCCAAGGGGCAGGAGGTCATCGCGCTGCAGCAGAGCCTGACGAAGCTCGGCTACTGGAACGGCAAGGCGGACGGCACCTTCGGCTCGCTCACCCGGCAGGCGGTGTTCGCCCTGCAGAAGGCGGCCGGCCTCACCCGTGACGGTGTGGTCGGGCCCAAGACCCGCAAGGCCTTGGACGAGGGCGTACGCCCCCAGGCGAAGAGCGACAGCGGCCGGGTCATCGAGATCAACAAGAAGCGCCAACTCCTCATGCTCGTCGACGACGGCGAGGTGACCCAGATCTTCAACACGTCGACCGGCTCGTACGAGCGCTACGAGACCGCGAGCGGCGGTACGGCCATAGCGGCCACGCCCAGCGGAAAGTTCAAGGTCTATCGCCAGATCGACGGCTGGCGGAACGCGCCCCTCGGCATGCTGTGGCGCCCGAAGTACTTCAACGGCGGAATCGCGGTGCACGGGGCCCCGAGCGTGCCGCCGTACCCGGCATCGCACGGCTGCGCCCGGCTCTCCGTCTCGGCGATGAACCACCTCTGGGGCAGCGACCAGATCCCGCTCAAGACCAAGGTCTGGGTCTACTGA
- a CDS encoding sigma-70 family RNA polymerase sigma factor encodes MAEHIGFEEFYAGTRHRLITYLYAMTGDRAQAQDAAQEAYDRAWQRWSTVSGYDDPEAWVRTVAHRLCMNHWRKARNRVTAYLRHGTGRDADPPGENTVALITALKRLSVAERQAIAMHHLMDLSVAEVAAQTGIPVNTIKTRLARGRRALAGLLDEDASEEYAHA; translated from the coding sequence GTGGCCGAACACATCGGCTTCGAGGAGTTCTACGCCGGCACGAGACATCGGCTGATCACGTATCTGTATGCCATGACCGGCGACCGGGCGCAGGCACAGGACGCCGCGCAGGAGGCGTACGACCGCGCCTGGCAGCGCTGGTCCACCGTGTCCGGTTACGACGATCCCGAGGCCTGGGTCCGCACCGTCGCGCATCGGCTGTGCATGAACCACTGGCGCAAGGCGAGGAACCGGGTCACCGCCTATCTGCGGCACGGGACCGGGCGGGACGCCGATCCGCCGGGCGAGAACACGGTGGCGCTGATCACCGCGCTCAAGCGGCTGTCCGTGGCCGAACGTCAAGCCATCGCCATGCATCACCTCATGGACCTCTCCGTCGCCGAGGTGGCGGCGCAGACCGGAATTCCGGTCAACACGATCAAGACCCGATTGGCGCGCGGCCGCCGCGCGCTCGCCGGCCTCCTCGACGAGGACGCATCCGAGGAGTACGCCCATGCCTGA
- a CDS encoding tetratricopeptide repeat-containing diguanylate cyclase — protein sequence MERNMNAEQLSVALLAIEDRMMWDAAATFRAATELEHRAAELGDESLVVRARLCRTNMRLRMGELAVADREIHEIYAWAVEHGDRMLLARAHLVWANIDRLLGDAAKSLEHSLSSVELLDDTATAHMQVWHVTKLADALGFAASMDDARVRYAQAMEIAQALNEPWLHMQVFNNHAYLEHITGNPERAHEVSQRLLSHAEEHGFEVDAAILDTVAAIHIANGRYAEAEQTMELCLARHETGERDDADALAEYLLTLAQAQRGLGDTELAQQSLDSSEAEAVQRGLHEVLVRIRRERAELHAARGEYAEAFAMHKQFFEAHEQLHSQQQEAQARTRQAMFETAEAREEAKRFREQARRDALTGLRNRRYVDEELPALIASDPRLAVAIVDLDHFKRINDQLSHDVGDQVLVQVAKILDTELSAFCPDGFVARLGGEEFLLALPHTPPAVAVAQLETVRRAVGSYSWAGISQGLPVTVSIGVAGVCEAAHRTQPGVLSTADRNLYVAKRAGRDRVVGGTAGEEPALAYSARAA from the coding sequence GTGGAGCGCAATATGAACGCCGAACAGTTGTCGGTCGCCTTGTTGGCGATCGAGGACCGCATGATGTGGGACGCGGCCGCCACCTTCCGTGCCGCCACGGAGCTGGAGCACCGGGCCGCCGAGCTGGGCGACGAGAGCCTGGTCGTCCGCGCCCGGCTCTGCCGGACCAACATGCGCCTGCGGATGGGCGAGCTCGCCGTCGCCGACCGGGAGATCCACGAGATCTACGCCTGGGCCGTCGAGCACGGCGATCGCATGCTGCTGGCGCGTGCCCACCTCGTCTGGGCCAACATCGACCGGCTGCTCGGCGACGCCGCCAAGTCGCTGGAGCACTCGCTGAGCTCGGTGGAGCTGCTCGACGACACCGCCACCGCGCACATGCAGGTGTGGCACGTGACCAAGCTGGCCGACGCGCTCGGCTTCGCCGCCTCCATGGACGACGCCCGCGTCCGGTACGCCCAGGCCATGGAGATCGCCCAGGCGCTGAACGAGCCGTGGCTGCACATGCAGGTGTTCAACAACCACGCCTACCTCGAACACATCACCGGTAACCCGGAGCGGGCCCACGAGGTGTCGCAGCGACTGCTGAGCCACGCCGAAGAGCATGGGTTCGAGGTCGACGCCGCGATCCTCGACACCGTGGCCGCCATCCACATCGCCAACGGCCGGTACGCCGAGGCCGAGCAGACCATGGAGCTGTGCCTCGCCCGGCACGAGACCGGCGAGCGGGACGACGCCGACGCACTCGCCGAATACCTGCTGACCCTGGCACAGGCACAGCGCGGACTAGGCGACACCGAGCTGGCCCAGCAGAGCCTGGACTCCTCCGAGGCGGAAGCGGTCCAGCGCGGGCTGCACGAGGTCCTGGTGCGCATCCGTCGCGAGCGGGCCGAGCTGCACGCCGCCCGCGGTGAGTATGCCGAGGCGTTCGCCATGCACAAGCAGTTCTTCGAGGCGCACGAGCAACTCCACTCGCAGCAGCAGGAGGCGCAGGCGCGCACCCGGCAGGCGATGTTCGAGACGGCCGAGGCCCGCGAGGAGGCCAAGCGCTTCCGGGAGCAGGCGCGGCGGGACGCGCTGACCGGGCTGCGCAACCGGCGCTACGTCGACGAGGAACTGCCCGCGCTCATCGCCTCCGACCCCCGGCTCGCCGTGGCGATCGTGGACCTCGACCACTTCAAGCGGATCAACGACCAGCTCTCGCACGACGTCGGCGACCAGGTGCTCGTCCAGGTGGCGAAGATCCTCGACACCGAGCTGTCGGCGTTCTGCCCGGACGGTTTCGTGGCCCGGTTGGGCGGCGAGGAGTTCCTGCTGGCGCTGCCGCACACGCCGCCGGCCGTCGCGGTCGCCCAGCTCGAGACGGTGCGCCGGGCGGTCGGTTCGTACTCCTGGGCGGGCATTTCCCAGGGACTGCCGGTGACGGTCAGCATCGGGGTCGCCGGAGTGTGCGAGGCCGCGCACCGCACCCAGCCCGGAGTGCTCTCGACGGCCGACCGCAACCTGTACGTGGCGAAGCGCGCCGGCCGCGACCGCGTGGTGGGCGGCACCGCCGGCGAGGAACCGGCGCTTGCCTACAGCGCCCGCGCCGCCTGA